A genomic region of Phragmites australis chromosome 2, lpPhrAust1.1, whole genome shotgun sequence contains the following coding sequences:
- the LOC133901303 gene encoding probable histone acetyltransferase HAC-like 1 isoform X1 yields the protein MSRQEAQMNPVGSSGVGVGVGGTSQHQAMQDMAGLAGMDQQFVMLRTNMREKIYEYIGRKQMTAEWQPRLPELAKRLEEILFSKFSNKNDYCHMMEGPIEPQLQFAIRTSSAQNQQNHQNKQMSRQVASSSGTITMIPTPGMTLGTTTMIPTPGMTLGTTTMIPTGMTLGTTGNTRFPYVTDNNALSSSGAGMVAQNADMGTSMPESVDMAGFGSFYATGSSALTTPNSQSISAADVQARSGINPMLFSNQLNIQSIQPQSHIKTEVLDQPENGNFQSPQWNHEQLFRQQQHQEQHNSQSVQNQYHLNQQQPNPEHQPIYDVVGLAEIDAEFVMLRNNMREKIRFQYIGRKQSSAEWQRLLPELVRRLEEIFFRKFSNKNDYYNMMKGPIEPQLQFAIKTVSAQNQRSQQNQQMSRQIASSSCQET from the exons ATGTCGAGGCAGGAAGCGCAGATGAATCCAGTTGGCAGCAGCGGTGTTGGTGTCGGTGTGGGCGGCACGTCGCAGCACCAGGCGATGCAGGATATGGCGGGCCTTGCGGGAATGGACCAGCAGTTTGTGATGCTGCGCACCAATATGCGCGAGAAGAT ATACGAGTACATAGGAAGGAAGCAAATGACGGCTGAGTGGCAGCCGCGGTTGCCGGAACTGGCGAAGCGGCTTGAGGAGATCTTATTTAGCAAATTCTCAAACAAG AATGACTACTGTCATATGATGGAAGGACCAATTGAGCCACAATTGCAGTTTGCTATAAGGACCTCGAGCGCTCAGAACCAacaaaatcatcaaaacaaaCAAATGTCAAGGCAGGTAGCATCTTCCTCTGGCACCATCACGATGATTCCGACACCTGGTATGACACTAGGCACCACCACGATGATTCCGACACCTGGTATGACACTAGGCACCACCACGATGATTCCGACAGGTATGACACTAGGCACCACTGGAAATACGAGGTTTCCTTATGTTACAGACAACAATGCTCTTTCATCATCTGGTGCAGGCATGGTTGCTCAGAATGCTGACATGGGTACCTCGATGCCAG AATCAGTTGATATGGCTGGTTTCGGCAGTTTTTATGCTACTGGTTCTTCTGCTTTAACCACACCAAACAGTCAGAGCATTAGTGCTGCAGATGTGCAGGCTAGATCAGGAATTAATCCAATGTTGTTTAGCAATCAGTTAAACATTCAGTCCATTCAACCACAGTCTCACATAAAAACTGAGGTTTTGGATCAACCAGAAAATGGGAATTTTCAGTCACCACAGTGGAATCATGAGCAACTATTCCGCCAGCAGCAACATCAGGAGCAGCATAATTCCCAGTCTGttcaaaatcagtatcatctAAATCAACAGCAGCCAAATCCAGAGCATCAGCCAATTTACGATGTGGTGGGCCTTGCGGAGATCGACGCCGAGTTTGTGATGCTGCGCAACAATATGCGCGAGAAAAT CAGATTTCAGTATATAGGAAGGAAACAATCATCGGCAGAGTGGCAGCGGCTGTTGCCGGAACTGGTTAGGCGGCTCGAGGAGATCTTCTTTAGAAAATTCTCAAACAAG AACGACTACTACAATATGATGAAGGGACCAATTGAACCACAGTTGCAGTTTGCTATTAAGACCGTGAGTGCTCAGAACCAACGAAgtcaacaaaaccaacaaatgTCAAGGCAGATAGCATCTTCCTCCTGTCAAGAGACTTAA
- the LOC133901303 gene encoding probable histone acetyltransferase HAC-like 1 isoform X4, producing the protein MSRQEAQMNPVGSSGVGVGVGGTSQHQAMQDMAGLAGMDQQFVMLRTNMREKIYEYIGRKQMTAEWQPRLPELAKRLEEILFSKFSNKNDYCHMMEGPIEPQLQFAIRTSSAQNQQNHQNKQMSRQVASSSGTITMIPTPGMTLGTTTMIPTGMTLGTTGNTRFPYVTDNNALSSSGAGMVAQNADMGTSMPESVDMAGFGSFYATGSSALTTPNSQSISAADVQARSGINPMLFSNQLNIQSIQPQSHIKTEVLDQPENGNFQSPQWNHEQLFRQQQHQEQHNSQSVQNQYHLNQQQPNPEHQPIYDVVGLAEIDAEFVMLRNNMREKIRFQYIGRKQSSAEWQRLLPELVRRLEEIFFRKFSNKNDYYNMMKGPIEPQLQFAIKTVSAQNQRSQQNQQMSRQIASSSCQET; encoded by the exons ATGTCGAGGCAGGAAGCGCAGATGAATCCAGTTGGCAGCAGCGGTGTTGGTGTCGGTGTGGGCGGCACGTCGCAGCACCAGGCGATGCAGGATATGGCGGGCCTTGCGGGAATGGACCAGCAGTTTGTGATGCTGCGCACCAATATGCGCGAGAAGAT ATACGAGTACATAGGAAGGAAGCAAATGACGGCTGAGTGGCAGCCGCGGTTGCCGGAACTGGCGAAGCGGCTTGAGGAGATCTTATTTAGCAAATTCTCAAACAAG AATGACTACTGTCATATGATGGAAGGACCAATTGAGCCACAATTGCAGTTTGCTATAAGGACCTCGAGCGCTCAGAACCAacaaaatcatcaaaacaaaCAAATGTCAAGGCAGGTAGCATCTTCCTCTGGCACCATCACGATGATTCCGACAC CTGGTATGACACTAGGCACCACCACGATGATTCCGACAGGTATGACACTAGGCACCACTGGAAATACGAGGTTTCCTTATGTTACAGACAACAATGCTCTTTCATCATCTGGTGCAGGCATGGTTGCTCAGAATGCTGACATGGGTACCTCGATGCCAG AATCAGTTGATATGGCTGGTTTCGGCAGTTTTTATGCTACTGGTTCTTCTGCTTTAACCACACCAAACAGTCAGAGCATTAGTGCTGCAGATGTGCAGGCTAGATCAGGAATTAATCCAATGTTGTTTAGCAATCAGTTAAACATTCAGTCCATTCAACCACAGTCTCACATAAAAACTGAGGTTTTGGATCAACCAGAAAATGGGAATTTTCAGTCACCACAGTGGAATCATGAGCAACTATTCCGCCAGCAGCAACATCAGGAGCAGCATAATTCCCAGTCTGttcaaaatcagtatcatctAAATCAACAGCAGCCAAATCCAGAGCATCAGCCAATTTACGATGTGGTGGGCCTTGCGGAGATCGACGCCGAGTTTGTGATGCTGCGCAACAATATGCGCGAGAAAAT CAGATTTCAGTATATAGGAAGGAAACAATCATCGGCAGAGTGGCAGCGGCTGTTGCCGGAACTGGTTAGGCGGCTCGAGGAGATCTTCTTTAGAAAATTCTCAAACAAG AACGACTACTACAATATGATGAAGGGACCAATTGAACCACAGTTGCAGTTTGCTATTAAGACCGTGAGTGCTCAGAACCAACGAAgtcaacaaaaccaacaaatgTCAAGGCAGATAGCATCTTCCTCCTGTCAAGAGACTTAA
- the LOC133901303 gene encoding probable histone acetyltransferase HAC-like 1 isoform X5 produces the protein MSRQEAQMNPVGSSGVGVGVGGTSQHQAMQDMAGLAGMDQQFVMLRTNMREKIYEYIGRKQMTAEWQPRLPELAKRLEEILFSKFSNKNDYCHMMEGPIEPQLQFAIRTSSAQNQQNHQNKQMSRQVASSSGTITMIPTPGMTLGTTTMIPTPGMTLGTTTMIPTGMVAQNADMGTSMPESVDMAGFGSFYATGSSALTTPNSQSISAADVQARSGINPMLFSNQLNIQSIQPQSHIKTEVLDQPENGNFQSPQWNHEQLFRQQQHQEQHNSQSVQNQYHLNQQQPNPEHQPIYDVVGLAEIDAEFVMLRNNMREKIRFQYIGRKQSSAEWQRLLPELVRRLEEIFFRKFSNKNDYYNMMKGPIEPQLQFAIKTVSAQNQRSQQNQQMSRQIASSSCQET, from the exons ATGTCGAGGCAGGAAGCGCAGATGAATCCAGTTGGCAGCAGCGGTGTTGGTGTCGGTGTGGGCGGCACGTCGCAGCACCAGGCGATGCAGGATATGGCGGGCCTTGCGGGAATGGACCAGCAGTTTGTGATGCTGCGCACCAATATGCGCGAGAAGAT ATACGAGTACATAGGAAGGAAGCAAATGACGGCTGAGTGGCAGCCGCGGTTGCCGGAACTGGCGAAGCGGCTTGAGGAGATCTTATTTAGCAAATTCTCAAACAAG AATGACTACTGTCATATGATGGAAGGACCAATTGAGCCACAATTGCAGTTTGCTATAAGGACCTCGAGCGCTCAGAACCAacaaaatcatcaaaacaaaCAAATGTCAAGGCAGGTAGCATCTTCCTCTGGCACCATCACGATGATTCCGACACCTGGTATGACACTAGGCACCACCACGATGATTCCGACACCTGGTATGACACTAGGCACCACCACGATGATTCCGACAG GCATGGTTGCTCAGAATGCTGACATGGGTACCTCGATGCCAG AATCAGTTGATATGGCTGGTTTCGGCAGTTTTTATGCTACTGGTTCTTCTGCTTTAACCACACCAAACAGTCAGAGCATTAGTGCTGCAGATGTGCAGGCTAGATCAGGAATTAATCCAATGTTGTTTAGCAATCAGTTAAACATTCAGTCCATTCAACCACAGTCTCACATAAAAACTGAGGTTTTGGATCAACCAGAAAATGGGAATTTTCAGTCACCACAGTGGAATCATGAGCAACTATTCCGCCAGCAGCAACATCAGGAGCAGCATAATTCCCAGTCTGttcaaaatcagtatcatctAAATCAACAGCAGCCAAATCCAGAGCATCAGCCAATTTACGATGTGGTGGGCCTTGCGGAGATCGACGCCGAGTTTGTGATGCTGCGCAACAATATGCGCGAGAAAAT CAGATTTCAGTATATAGGAAGGAAACAATCATCGGCAGAGTGGCAGCGGCTGTTGCCGGAACTGGTTAGGCGGCTCGAGGAGATCTTCTTTAGAAAATTCTCAAACAAG AACGACTACTACAATATGATGAAGGGACCAATTGAACCACAGTTGCAGTTTGCTATTAAGACCGTGAGTGCTCAGAACCAACGAAgtcaacaaaaccaacaaatgTCAAGGCAGATAGCATCTTCCTCCTGTCAAGAGACTTAA
- the LOC133901303 gene encoding probable histone acetyltransferase HAC-like 1 isoform X2, giving the protein MSRQEAQMNPVGSSGVGVGVGGTSQHQAMQDMAGLAGMDQQFVMLRTNMREKIYEYIGRKQMTAEWQPRLPELAKRLEEILFSKFSNKNDYCHMMEGPIEPQLQFAIRTSSAQNQQNHQNKQMSRQVASSSGTITMIPTPGMTLGTTTMIPTPGMTLGTTTMIPTGMTLGTTGNTRFPYVTDNNALSSSGAGMVAQNADMGTSMPESVDMAGFGSFYATGSSALTTPNSQSISAADVQARSGINPMLFSNQLNIQSIQPQSHIKTEVLDQPENGNFQSPQWNHEQLFRQQQHQEQHNSQSVQNQYHLNQQQPNPEHQPIYDVVGLAEIDAEFVMLRNNMREKIFQYIGRKQSSAEWQRLLPELVRRLEEIFFRKFSNKNDYYNMMKGPIEPQLQFAIKTVSAQNQRSQQNQQMSRQIASSSCQET; this is encoded by the exons ATGTCGAGGCAGGAAGCGCAGATGAATCCAGTTGGCAGCAGCGGTGTTGGTGTCGGTGTGGGCGGCACGTCGCAGCACCAGGCGATGCAGGATATGGCGGGCCTTGCGGGAATGGACCAGCAGTTTGTGATGCTGCGCACCAATATGCGCGAGAAGAT ATACGAGTACATAGGAAGGAAGCAAATGACGGCTGAGTGGCAGCCGCGGTTGCCGGAACTGGCGAAGCGGCTTGAGGAGATCTTATTTAGCAAATTCTCAAACAAG AATGACTACTGTCATATGATGGAAGGACCAATTGAGCCACAATTGCAGTTTGCTATAAGGACCTCGAGCGCTCAGAACCAacaaaatcatcaaaacaaaCAAATGTCAAGGCAGGTAGCATCTTCCTCTGGCACCATCACGATGATTCCGACACCTGGTATGACACTAGGCACCACCACGATGATTCCGACACCTGGTATGACACTAGGCACCACCACGATGATTCCGACAGGTATGACACTAGGCACCACTGGAAATACGAGGTTTCCTTATGTTACAGACAACAATGCTCTTTCATCATCTGGTGCAGGCATGGTTGCTCAGAATGCTGACATGGGTACCTCGATGCCAG AATCAGTTGATATGGCTGGTTTCGGCAGTTTTTATGCTACTGGTTCTTCTGCTTTAACCACACCAAACAGTCAGAGCATTAGTGCTGCAGATGTGCAGGCTAGATCAGGAATTAATCCAATGTTGTTTAGCAATCAGTTAAACATTCAGTCCATTCAACCACAGTCTCACATAAAAACTGAGGTTTTGGATCAACCAGAAAATGGGAATTTTCAGTCACCACAGTGGAATCATGAGCAACTATTCCGCCAGCAGCAACATCAGGAGCAGCATAATTCCCAGTCTGttcaaaatcagtatcatctAAATCAACAGCAGCCAAATCCAGAGCATCAGCCAATTTACGATGTGGTGGGCCTTGCGGAGATCGACGCCGAGTTTGTGATGCTGCGCAACAATATGCGCGAGAAAAT ATTTCAGTATATAGGAAGGAAACAATCATCGGCAGAGTGGCAGCGGCTGTTGCCGGAACTGGTTAGGCGGCTCGAGGAGATCTTCTTTAGAAAATTCTCAAACAAG AACGACTACTACAATATGATGAAGGGACCAATTGAACCACAGTTGCAGTTTGCTATTAAGACCGTGAGTGCTCAGAACCAACGAAgtcaacaaaaccaacaaatgTCAAGGCAGATAGCATCTTCCTCCTGTCAAGAGACTTAA
- the LOC133901303 gene encoding probable histone acetyltransferase HAC-like 1 isoform X7, translating to MSRQEAQMNPVGSSGVGVGVGGTSQHQAMQDMAGLAGMDQQFVMLRTNMREKIYEYIGRKQMTAEWQPRLPELAKRLEEILFSKFSNKNDYCHMMEGPIEPQLQFAIRTSSAQNQQNHQNKQMSRQVASSSGTITMIPTPGMTLGTTTMIPTGMVAQNADMGTSMPESVDMAGFGSFYATGSSALTTPNSQSISAADVQARSGINPMLFSNQLNIQSIQPQSHIKTEVLDQPENGNFQSPQWNHEQLFRQQQHQEQHNSQSVQNQYHLNQQQPNPEHQPIYDVVGLAEIDAEFVMLRNNMREKIRFQYIGRKQSSAEWQRLLPELVRRLEEIFFRKFSNKNDYYNMMKGPIEPQLQFAIKTVSAQNQRSQQNQQMSRQIASSSCQET from the exons ATGTCGAGGCAGGAAGCGCAGATGAATCCAGTTGGCAGCAGCGGTGTTGGTGTCGGTGTGGGCGGCACGTCGCAGCACCAGGCGATGCAGGATATGGCGGGCCTTGCGGGAATGGACCAGCAGTTTGTGATGCTGCGCACCAATATGCGCGAGAAGAT ATACGAGTACATAGGAAGGAAGCAAATGACGGCTGAGTGGCAGCCGCGGTTGCCGGAACTGGCGAAGCGGCTTGAGGAGATCTTATTTAGCAAATTCTCAAACAAG AATGACTACTGTCATATGATGGAAGGACCAATTGAGCCACAATTGCAGTTTGCTATAAGGACCTCGAGCGCTCAGAACCAacaaaatcatcaaaacaaaCAAATGTCAAGGCAGGTAGCATCTTCCTCTGGCACCATCACGATGATTCCGACACCTGGTATGACACTAGGCACCACCACGATGATTCCGA CAGGCATGGTTGCTCAGAATGCTGACATGGGTACCTCGATGCCAG AATCAGTTGATATGGCTGGTTTCGGCAGTTTTTATGCTACTGGTTCTTCTGCTTTAACCACACCAAACAGTCAGAGCATTAGTGCTGCAGATGTGCAGGCTAGATCAGGAATTAATCCAATGTTGTTTAGCAATCAGTTAAACATTCAGTCCATTCAACCACAGTCTCACATAAAAACTGAGGTTTTGGATCAACCAGAAAATGGGAATTTTCAGTCACCACAGTGGAATCATGAGCAACTATTCCGCCAGCAGCAACATCAGGAGCAGCATAATTCCCAGTCTGttcaaaatcagtatcatctAAATCAACAGCAGCCAAATCCAGAGCATCAGCCAATTTACGATGTGGTGGGCCTTGCGGAGATCGACGCCGAGTTTGTGATGCTGCGCAACAATATGCGCGAGAAAAT CAGATTTCAGTATATAGGAAGGAAACAATCATCGGCAGAGTGGCAGCGGCTGTTGCCGGAACTGGTTAGGCGGCTCGAGGAGATCTTCTTTAGAAAATTCTCAAACAAG AACGACTACTACAATATGATGAAGGGACCAATTGAACCACAGTTGCAGTTTGCTATTAAGACCGTGAGTGCTCAGAACCAACGAAgtcaacaaaaccaacaaatgTCAAGGCAGATAGCATCTTCCTCCTGTCAAGAGACTTAA
- the LOC133901303 gene encoding probable histone acetyltransferase HAC-like 1 isoform X6, whose protein sequence is MSRQEAQMNPVGSSGVGVGVGGTSQHQAMQDMAGLAGMDQQFVMLRTNMREKIYEYIGRKQMTAEWQPRLPELAKRLEEILFSKFSNKNDYCHMMEGPIEPQLQFAIRTSSAQNQQNHQNKQMSRQVASSSGTITMIPTPGMTLGTTTMIPTPGMTLGTTTMIPTGMVAQNADMGTSMPVDMAGFGSFYATGSSALTTPNSQSISAADVQARSGINPMLFSNQLNIQSIQPQSHIKTEVLDQPENGNFQSPQWNHEQLFRQQQHQEQHNSQSVQNQYHLNQQQPNPEHQPIYDVVGLAEIDAEFVMLRNNMREKIRFQYIGRKQSSAEWQRLLPELVRRLEEIFFRKFSNKNDYYNMMKGPIEPQLQFAIKTVSAQNQRSQQNQQMSRQIASSSCQET, encoded by the exons ATGTCGAGGCAGGAAGCGCAGATGAATCCAGTTGGCAGCAGCGGTGTTGGTGTCGGTGTGGGCGGCACGTCGCAGCACCAGGCGATGCAGGATATGGCGGGCCTTGCGGGAATGGACCAGCAGTTTGTGATGCTGCGCACCAATATGCGCGAGAAGAT ATACGAGTACATAGGAAGGAAGCAAATGACGGCTGAGTGGCAGCCGCGGTTGCCGGAACTGGCGAAGCGGCTTGAGGAGATCTTATTTAGCAAATTCTCAAACAAG AATGACTACTGTCATATGATGGAAGGACCAATTGAGCCACAATTGCAGTTTGCTATAAGGACCTCGAGCGCTCAGAACCAacaaaatcatcaaaacaaaCAAATGTCAAGGCAGGTAGCATCTTCCTCTGGCACCATCACGATGATTCCGACACCTGGTATGACACTAGGCACCACCACGATGATTCCGACACCTGGTATGACACTAGGCACCACCACGATGATTCCGACAG GCATGGTTGCTCAGAATGCTGACATGGGTACCTCGATGCCAG TTGATATGGCTGGTTTCGGCAGTTTTTATGCTACTGGTTCTTCTGCTTTAACCACACCAAACAGTCAGAGCATTAGTGCTGCAGATGTGCAGGCTAGATCAGGAATTAATCCAATGTTGTTTAGCAATCAGTTAAACATTCAGTCCATTCAACCACAGTCTCACATAAAAACTGAGGTTTTGGATCAACCAGAAAATGGGAATTTTCAGTCACCACAGTGGAATCATGAGCAACTATTCCGCCAGCAGCAACATCAGGAGCAGCATAATTCCCAGTCTGttcaaaatcagtatcatctAAATCAACAGCAGCCAAATCCAGAGCATCAGCCAATTTACGATGTGGTGGGCCTTGCGGAGATCGACGCCGAGTTTGTGATGCTGCGCAACAATATGCGCGAGAAAAT CAGATTTCAGTATATAGGAAGGAAACAATCATCGGCAGAGTGGCAGCGGCTGTTGCCGGAACTGGTTAGGCGGCTCGAGGAGATCTTCTTTAGAAAATTCTCAAACAAG AACGACTACTACAATATGATGAAGGGACCAATTGAACCACAGTTGCAGTTTGCTATTAAGACCGTGAGTGCTCAGAACCAACGAAgtcaacaaaaccaacaaatgTCAAGGCAGATAGCATCTTCCTCCTGTCAAGAGACTTAA
- the LOC133901303 gene encoding probable histone acetyltransferase HAC-like 1 isoform X8 translates to MSRQEAQMNPVGSSGVGVGVGGTSQHQAMQDMAGLAGMDQQFVMLRTNMREKIYEYIGRKQMTAEWQPRLPELAKRLEEILFSKFSNKNDYCHMMEGPIEPQLQFAIRTSSAQNQQNHQNKQMSRQVASSSGTITMIPTPGMTLGTTTMIPTGMVAQNADMGTSMPVDMAGFGSFYATGSSALTTPNSQSISAADVQARSGINPMLFSNQLNIQSIQPQSHIKTEVLDQPENGNFQSPQWNHEQLFRQQQHQEQHNSQSVQNQYHLNQQQPNPEHQPIYDVVGLAEIDAEFVMLRNNMREKIRFQYIGRKQSSAEWQRLLPELVRRLEEIFFRKFSNKNDYYNMMKGPIEPQLQFAIKTVSAQNQRSQQNQQMSRQIASSSCQET, encoded by the exons ATGTCGAGGCAGGAAGCGCAGATGAATCCAGTTGGCAGCAGCGGTGTTGGTGTCGGTGTGGGCGGCACGTCGCAGCACCAGGCGATGCAGGATATGGCGGGCCTTGCGGGAATGGACCAGCAGTTTGTGATGCTGCGCACCAATATGCGCGAGAAGAT ATACGAGTACATAGGAAGGAAGCAAATGACGGCTGAGTGGCAGCCGCGGTTGCCGGAACTGGCGAAGCGGCTTGAGGAGATCTTATTTAGCAAATTCTCAAACAAG AATGACTACTGTCATATGATGGAAGGACCAATTGAGCCACAATTGCAGTTTGCTATAAGGACCTCGAGCGCTCAGAACCAacaaaatcatcaaaacaaaCAAATGTCAAGGCAGGTAGCATCTTCCTCTGGCACCATCACGATGATTCCGACACCTGGTATGACACTAGGCACCACCACGATGATTCCGA CAGGCATGGTTGCTCAGAATGCTGACATGGGTACCTCGATGCCAG TTGATATGGCTGGTTTCGGCAGTTTTTATGCTACTGGTTCTTCTGCTTTAACCACACCAAACAGTCAGAGCATTAGTGCTGCAGATGTGCAGGCTAGATCAGGAATTAATCCAATGTTGTTTAGCAATCAGTTAAACATTCAGTCCATTCAACCACAGTCTCACATAAAAACTGAGGTTTTGGATCAACCAGAAAATGGGAATTTTCAGTCACCACAGTGGAATCATGAGCAACTATTCCGCCAGCAGCAACATCAGGAGCAGCATAATTCCCAGTCTGttcaaaatcagtatcatctAAATCAACAGCAGCCAAATCCAGAGCATCAGCCAATTTACGATGTGGTGGGCCTTGCGGAGATCGACGCCGAGTTTGTGATGCTGCGCAACAATATGCGCGAGAAAAT CAGATTTCAGTATATAGGAAGGAAACAATCATCGGCAGAGTGGCAGCGGCTGTTGCCGGAACTGGTTAGGCGGCTCGAGGAGATCTTCTTTAGAAAATTCTCAAACAAG AACGACTACTACAATATGATGAAGGGACCAATTGAACCACAGTTGCAGTTTGCTATTAAGACCGTGAGTGCTCAGAACCAACGAAgtcaacaaaaccaacaaatgTCAAGGCAGATAGCATCTTCCTCCTGTCAAGAGACTTAA
- the LOC133901303 gene encoding probable histone acetyltransferase HAC-like 1 isoform X3, with amino-acid sequence MSRQEAQMNPVGSSGVGVGVGGTSQHQAMQDMAGLAGMDQQFVMLRTNMREKIYEYIGRKQMTAEWQPRLPELAKRLEEILFSKFSNKNDYCHMMEGPIEPQLQFAIRTSSAQNQQNHQNKQMSRQVASSSGTITMIPTPGMTLGTTTMIPTPGMTLGTTTMIPTGMTLGTTGNTRFPYVTDNNALSSSGAGMVAQNADMGTSMPVDMAGFGSFYATGSSALTTPNSQSISAADVQARSGINPMLFSNQLNIQSIQPQSHIKTEVLDQPENGNFQSPQWNHEQLFRQQQHQEQHNSQSVQNQYHLNQQQPNPEHQPIYDVVGLAEIDAEFVMLRNNMREKIRFQYIGRKQSSAEWQRLLPELVRRLEEIFFRKFSNKNDYYNMMKGPIEPQLQFAIKTVSAQNQRSQQNQQMSRQIASSSCQET; translated from the exons ATGTCGAGGCAGGAAGCGCAGATGAATCCAGTTGGCAGCAGCGGTGTTGGTGTCGGTGTGGGCGGCACGTCGCAGCACCAGGCGATGCAGGATATGGCGGGCCTTGCGGGAATGGACCAGCAGTTTGTGATGCTGCGCACCAATATGCGCGAGAAGAT ATACGAGTACATAGGAAGGAAGCAAATGACGGCTGAGTGGCAGCCGCGGTTGCCGGAACTGGCGAAGCGGCTTGAGGAGATCTTATTTAGCAAATTCTCAAACAAG AATGACTACTGTCATATGATGGAAGGACCAATTGAGCCACAATTGCAGTTTGCTATAAGGACCTCGAGCGCTCAGAACCAacaaaatcatcaaaacaaaCAAATGTCAAGGCAGGTAGCATCTTCCTCTGGCACCATCACGATGATTCCGACACCTGGTATGACACTAGGCACCACCACGATGATTCCGACACCTGGTATGACACTAGGCACCACCACGATGATTCCGACAGGTATGACACTAGGCACCACTGGAAATACGAGGTTTCCTTATGTTACAGACAACAATGCTCTTTCATCATCTGGTGCAGGCATGGTTGCTCAGAATGCTGACATGGGTACCTCGATGCCAG TTGATATGGCTGGTTTCGGCAGTTTTTATGCTACTGGTTCTTCTGCTTTAACCACACCAAACAGTCAGAGCATTAGTGCTGCAGATGTGCAGGCTAGATCAGGAATTAATCCAATGTTGTTTAGCAATCAGTTAAACATTCAGTCCATTCAACCACAGTCTCACATAAAAACTGAGGTTTTGGATCAACCAGAAAATGGGAATTTTCAGTCACCACAGTGGAATCATGAGCAACTATTCCGCCAGCAGCAACATCAGGAGCAGCATAATTCCCAGTCTGttcaaaatcagtatcatctAAATCAACAGCAGCCAAATCCAGAGCATCAGCCAATTTACGATGTGGTGGGCCTTGCGGAGATCGACGCCGAGTTTGTGATGCTGCGCAACAATATGCGCGAGAAAAT CAGATTTCAGTATATAGGAAGGAAACAATCATCGGCAGAGTGGCAGCGGCTGTTGCCGGAACTGGTTAGGCGGCTCGAGGAGATCTTCTTTAGAAAATTCTCAAACAAG AACGACTACTACAATATGATGAAGGGACCAATTGAACCACAGTTGCAGTTTGCTATTAAGACCGTGAGTGCTCAGAACCAACGAAgtcaacaaaaccaacaaatgTCAAGGCAGATAGCATCTTCCTCCTGTCAAGAGACTTAA